In Brachypodium distachyon strain Bd21 chromosome 5, Brachypodium_distachyon_v3.0, whole genome shotgun sequence, the genomic window TGACGCTGTGAATCAAGAGAATTGTGGAGACAAACGAAGAACAACCGAACAAATTTTTGGGGATTTTGAGAAATTGGGATCGAAACGAAGCTTTGATACCAGATGCTACAGACCAGGTAGCACTCCTCGCGTCACGCTGAGGATCGGACCAAGAAGAATCGCAAGATCTGAGAATTTGGGGATCAAAGAGCAGAGGAAAATAGATAGGAGTCATGCCGTTTAGCGTTTGTACATTCATCGATAATCCTCACGCACGCACGGGCCGGCGATATGCACCCAGCAGGTCGCACACACACGTCAATTTGGGCTCACAACACACTCGGCCCACTAGCAAAAGGCCCAACATTTAATTAGTCAGGATACTCCATCATGCTGCTGCCTGTGTAGATCGTTGCAGATTACATGgcataaaaaataatttttggGTCTCggatacgaatccaatgatataattttttatgGTATACAGACCATATATTATTCATCTAGTAGTTAATTGTCAAAACTGAATTTCAAGATGCATGGGCCCCCACACCGTAAGAGGACGGAGGGACTAGGGTGTAGCAGACAATAATTACACCCAACGGCTAAACCAGCTTTTGCCTATCATATACCCTGTTTGATAAAGAAAAGTCATTCGCAGATCCAGCGGTGCATTCACCGGAGAAAGTAAAATTGCCCAacacagcaaaagagaaaagaaatccTTTAAATCTCATCCTATATGGCCGGAGCAGAAAACAAACTAACTAAAGCCACTTCATGAGTATGCCACCAGGCACCAGCTCTCAGaatactgctgctgctctctgcTTCCTGGTATATTGATTGCGTGCTTAAGCACAAAATGCTTCCACTTCTTAGCTGTCATTTGTGGATCTTGCTGACGGAGCAGAATCAACCCGTTGCCTTCTACCTCCGGTGGAACCACTACGCCTTCCTCTGGTTCTAGTTAACCCACAACCCCTTCCACTGCTTCTAGAGATGGTTAGACCACTACGCCTTGCATTGCTTCTAGAGATGGCTAGACCACTACGCCGAATGCCAGAATTACCAAGTGCTCTATTTGGAACATTTAGCCTTGGTCTTTCCCCATTTATCCTATGAGCTCTACGAACTACTCTTCGTAGAGATTCAATATCACCATAAGAATCAGAGCTATCACTCCAATCAGAAGTATCCATAGAGTAGTCGCTGCTGCCACTGTTGGGGTCAACAAAATAGTCCCCAACAATTATAGATCCTGGATTCAAGCCTGTGACTATGCTGATCGCATCTTGCCTATCTTTTTCACTTTCAAGCTCCTTCCACTCAGCTAAACGGACAGGATCAACTTCACGAGGTTTTGATGAAGGATGATTGGCCTTCACATGCTTGCAGAGTTTCTTATAAGATCCAATGAATGAGCAAtcctcatgcatgcaagttCTCCTCTTGCGATTGAGGAATTGCCGGGCTGGTTCAACAACTGTCCACCCTTTCACTTCCGCACGGCAGATAGGGCAAGCAAGTTCCATATCCTTTGGCTTCTTgatagctgctgctgctgcggtggCGACTTCATGTGCTGGTTTCTCCTTCAAATAAGCATTTTTAAACTGTTCAAGACAATTAGACTGATGATAGTTGGTGCCACACATGTATGGTCGGCAACCTTTGGTGTGTGAAGAACACAGGAGGAGGACAGCATCATGTGGACGCTCCAAGCATATTGGGCAAGTGGCATGTTTCCAATCCTTTTTCTCTGAGGTTAACTGCAAATCATTTTGCTTAGCTGATGTTTTTGCTTTCTGGTAGCCCGAAGGTACAGCAGAAGGAGATGACCTAGGATGCCGGCTTGATAGGTTGCGATCTCTCGGAGTTCTTGCCATTTCTTCAGAAAACTGGGATAAGGGATCTACAATATTGGcacaaaaatacaaatatattCAGTTAGATGATGATAACAAGGACATcatattttcaattttagtCAATGCCAACACTCAATACTGATCGGTACTACTTTGCTATTAAAATCGCGACAACAAATGAAGTTGCAGTAAAAAAATCCATGAGCTTTAGTACCTGTATACAATAACGGAATCGAATGAACTGCTTTACAATCTTCTGGGTTTtactatatactccctccatccaaaaATAC contains:
- the LOC100832716 gene encoding uncharacterized protein LOC100832716; this translates as MARTPRDRNLSSRHPRSSPSAVPSGYQKAKTSAKQNDLQLTSEKKDWKHATCPICLERPHDAVLLLCSSHTKGCRPYMCGTNYHQSNCLEQFKNAYLKEKPAHEVATAAAAAIKKPKDMELACPICRAEVKGWTVVEPARQFLNRKRRTCMHEDCSFIGSYKKLCKHVKANHPSSKPREVDPVRLAEWKELESEKDRQDAISIVTGLNPGSIIVGDYFVDPNSGSSDYSMDTSDWSDSSDSYGDIESLRRVVRRAHRINGERPRLNVPNRALGNSGIRRSGLAISRSNARRSGLTISRSSGRGCGLTRTRGRRSGSTGGRRQRVDSAPSARSTNDS